The Nostoc sp. CENA543 genome includes the window TTAGAGATCGCCAACTGCGCTTACAGCCATCGCCACTATAGATGAAATTGAAACTCTACAAATCTGTCAAGATGGTAGCACTATTGTCCTCAAGGGTTCTGTGCCAAGCCAGTACATCCTAAATTCTCTCAAAGATGTAGCCACCAAAGTAGATGACACCAAGAGAGTGGACACTACCCAGGTGACAATCACCGCCAAAGCTTAGGCGGTGTGCGTTGAGCTAATCAGGGGTTGAATGCCTTACCGTCGCTATTGTTAGTTACTTAGCTCACTTGTTCATCAAAAATCGTCAATACATCAGGACGGCAGCGTTTAACAACGACTTTTATGCCTAAAGCCCCCTCGCTTGAGAGGTCATCAACGTATCCGGGACTAGCAGCTTTCGCTTCCACAAAAGTTTGAAAAGGCCCAAAATAGTAGATGCAGTGAGGGTATTGGGTGGTAATTTCTGCCCAGTAATCACTCTTGAGTCCTGGGATTAATCCTAAGAGGAAAAATTTAATTCTATTCAACACAAAGAAAAAAGTGAGAAGAAATAGTTGTTATTAAACAGCATGGCTACCACAGTGACAGCTATCCTCTACCAAAAGCATGAGGATATATCAAGTTAAATCGCCTCTACATAGCCAAGTAACAAGAAGCCTCAAAGATTGGCAGGGGTAGTACGGCACTAGGAGGAAAAGCCCAGAAACGTCCTTCATGCACAAATAAATCTGTCCATCCACGCAACTTACACCAGTCGGCACAAGTTACTAAAGTATTACTATCAATTAGCTTTTTTAGGCGTTCTAGACCGTACTTGATTTTTATTTGTGCCAGGAATGGTACGTTGACTAATTCTTCACTATGACTAGCCCGGAGTTCCAGTGATTGCTGCCAGCGTTTGCTTGCTTGAAAACTAGCATCTTGATAAGTCGTTTCTTCTTGTTCGTAAACGGTTTTTAGCCTGACCAACTCGGTGGCAAGAACAGTACGGCTTAATAGTCGGCAACTAGATGGATCACTATCTTGTTCTAGCCATCGCTGAATAATATCAAGGAGTATTTCATGTAGTTCGTCTGTCATGGGTCGTGTCTAACAGGAATAAGCAATTGAAGAAGAAGAATCACCGTACCCATCAGCATTTTTGTCGATTAAATTAGCCTTTTCAAGTAGTTACTCACTTGTGTCTAGAGAATGGCTGATATCATCAAGTGTTGCATACTCTTTTGCAGGCAACTGCTTCAAGGCTCGGAGAATTTTCTCATCAATACCTTTTTCTTCAGCATACTTAATCAAATCGTATTTGCTGAGTGGGTAGTTAACATTAGTTAAATTTTTTTCAAGTTGGATTTGATTGACTTTAATCATAATTAGTTGGGGAAATTATCAGATTTCACTTTGGCTAGTAAAGTCATGAACTGTATTAATAAGTGAGCAGCACTATGGTAGCTAAGAATTTGTAATTAGAGGGAAGAAATTTCCTGATTTGATATGACTTGAGGGCTGACAAGCCCAGATTTACTTATAATTACCACCTATCTGTTAAGAAATCGCTCTCTTCTCCAAAAGGGAACAGATTCTTCCTTGCGCTTCAGGAAGTAAATTCTCACAGGTAAATTGTCATTACTCCACCCTGCTTCAATCTCTTCTGCATCAATGAGGGTTTGTAAGGCTTGATCCAGGATGCTGTAACTACAATCAGACAGATCCTTTAATTCTCCAGCAGTTTTTTCTCCATAACGTAGATGTTCTAAGATGATTCGGTTGATATTATCCATAACTAATTCCTGAAAAATTCTGGTTCAATTTATGTCTTCAACCGCCGAGCCTAATCAAGTGAGCAAAAATATTTTGGTGTGCGATGATAACCCTGACAATACTGAATTAATCCACCTGATACTAGAACAAGAAGGTTATAGTATCAATGTCGCACATCATGGGAGAGAGGCAATTAATCAAATTAGAAGTAATTCTTATGATTTATTGATTTTAAATGTAATAATGCCCGATATGAATGGACATGATGTGATTCGCTACATTCGAGAAGATTTACAGTTGAATATTCCTGTTTTGTTCCTCACTGGATTCACCGAAGGATTATCTACAGATGAAAATGTAGTAGGAATTATTCTCAAGCCTATTGATTATGATATATTTGTGCAGCAAGTCAAGTCAGTTTTGTCATAAAATTTAGCCTGGAGCTAAATGTGTTTCAAGTCTGGTAATGGGGTGTAAAAGTTTTGCTCAGTTAGCTTTTAGTATTGGCAAAAATATTTGTGGTCAAAATTCATAACTCTACCATCAGGCAGAGTTGAAAATATCTTTATACAGACAAAAATATTTTCAGAAAAATCTGCACTATATCTCATAGTAGAAGTGGTGCTACGAGCCAAGGCAAGTATCTTAGAGTCAGAGTTATTTTACATAGCTGTTATTGATAACAACATCTGCTGAGATCCAAGTTTTATGAAATTTCTAGTATTTATCAGAACTGAATTCGGAGAAAGGCTCTGGAAAGGAGAAGCCAACTCACTTCAGAAAGCAGAAGAACAAGCCATCGCATCCATTGATGCAGACAACAAAATAATCAGTGATACATCTCTACGCTGCAATTGGCACTGGCAAAATAATTTAGAATGTGGCGATACTGAGCATTGCAACATTTGCGGTAATCCTGTCTACTGGGATGGCGAAGAGTATTATTGCTCTTATTGCGCTCAGCAGTTGCGGCAGTCCGAGGATTCAGGAGAACTCTACCCACACTCCTAAATCTGTCTAGACACTTGATAGACTAAGGCTAATGTCCGGCTAGACTGGATATCTAAGAGCGTAAATGTTTCTCATTCACCGAGGAATAATCGCTCGGTGCATTAGTCGGGAAAACGGTTTTCTTATCTCAAGAACATTGTTCAACAATTACAATTTTCAGCATAATTGTGTTAATTCTCTAATAATAAATGGCTATTTATTGGGGATTTATTATTGGTGTCTAGCGGACACGGATCAGACACGCTTGTGTCTAGGCTGGTGTCTGCTGGTGTCTAGGCTATATAAGGCTTTCAGGCTTCGGTGTCTGTGGTGTCTGGTGTCCAATGTCCGCAAAAAAAGGGGCGTTTTGGGGGCAGACACCAGACACCCTTTGCAGTCAAATTTGATTGAGCTTGATAACACCCTCGCCTATCCAGTCTGCTAAATCAGCACCCACAATTTCATACATCCAGCCCTTGATTTGCTCCACAGTGAATCTTTCACCGTTGACTTTAAAGTTACTTTTAAACTCTCTTACATCAGCCTCTACTCGTTCAGTTCTGGTGAGATATTCATATAACTTTTGCGCCTGGGGTGATAGTTTTTTATGTGGATTTTGGGTTTCACCTGCCTGCTCACCAATATTGATTTCTAGTTCATAAATGCGTTCCAATGTCGCTTTATCTATGGGTGGATTCGCGTAAAATTCTGCTGGCACATTCTCACTAAAATCAGAGATTTTTGCAGTCATTGTGGGCAGTTCAACTAATATCCATTCGTTGGAACTATCGAGTTTGACCTTAGCTTTACCCGTAGATTTGGGCTGTAGTGTAACTGGATCTACCTGTGCCAAACATTCAACTTGGAGCATTTTAGAAACGAGATTATGTAAGCCTTTAATTCCAAATAAACAAGTCTGGGTATTGTTGTGAGCAACCACAGTTAAAGGCATCTCTTGCTTGCGACTCTTAGTCAGTGCCAGCTTCCCAAATTTTGATAGTAATTCTTCATCCTTAATAAAGTCGCCGTAGGTGGTTGCTTCCTCACAAATTAGGGCTGTTGCTTTGCCCTCGCTCCAAAGTTTCTGCCGCCATTGCTCTTCACTTAAGGATGAATTGTTAAAGGTTTTTAACCGTTGTTCCAATTCCTCAACGTAATCGCGGATTTGTTGTTCGATATCCTCCCAAGAGTGATAACTTTCAACCCCTCGCCATTCTGCTTTATTACTGTCAGGGTCAAGGACAATCACCCTGTAGCCTGCCTGTTTTTTCTGTTTGACGACGTAACGAGCTAGCCAAGACTTCCCGCCGCCCTGGTTGCCCCAAATTAAAGCAGTTTGTTTGATGAGGTTTTGCACCCATGCGGTGTTGCTGTTGGGTGGGATAACTGGCTGCTGTACTTGTTCGGTTACAGTTCCAGGTGTGCCATGTGGTAGCTGTGCGGTTGGTTGAAGCTGTGGCTCGAATTTAGAAAAACTTGCCCCACCATCTAGTAAATGCCCAAAGTCAAAATAATCATCAGCTGACATCGCCATGAGTAGGGCTATCTGCTGCTGTGGGGTAATGCTGGCGATAAACTGTTGTCTGGCCTCAGCAATTTTGATACCACGCAAGTATTTCAGTAGTTCGTTACCAGAAAGGTCTAACAATTGCTCACCAAGTTTTACACTGTAAGACGCTTTTACGCCTTCAAATTGTTTAGTAGCGCGGTAGTGGGGTCTAATGTCGCTGAGATAGTCTTTGGCTCTATTCGTCAAAAACAAACCGATTCCCCCCAACACCATCGCCCCTATCCCAAAGTGAATCTTAAACGGGTTATCGGCTGGCAGTGAGCGAAATACGTACAGGCTTTCATGCTGGAGAAATGCCCACTCGTTATAGTTGGGGTTGCTGGTGCGGTACTGGTTAGCCTTTAAATATGGTTCGGGAATTTGCGATCTCTGTTCGTACCTACAATACTTATTACCTAAAAGTAAACGCTCTGTGTCTCCCTCTGCTTCTAGCGGTGCATCGTGTATCCTGGCTGATTTTGGGTAAAAACATATTTCTTTTTTGGCTATGCCATCCCCTAAATGTCCTACTACAACACAAATCACCGCGCCTACTACCGATGCCATCATCAGCAGATTTAGACGCAGTGGCAAACTATAACGACGC containing:
- a CDS encoding ATP-binding protein, whose translation is MKDVKPSELNQRRYSLPLRLNLLMMASVVGAVICVVVGHLGDGIAKKEICFYPKSARIHDAPLEAEGDTERLLLGNKYCRYEQRSQIPEPYLKANQYRTSNPNYNEWAFLQHESLYVFRSLPADNPFKIHFGIGAMVLGGIGLFLTNRAKDYLSDIRPHYRATKQFEGVKASYSVKLGEQLLDLSGNELLKYLRGIKIAEARQQFIASITPQQQIALLMAMSADDYFDFGHLLDGGASFSKFEPQLQPTAQLPHGTPGTVTEQVQQPVIPPNSNTAWVQNLIKQTALIWGNQGGGKSWLARYVVKQKKQAGYRVIVLDPDSNKAEWRGVESYHSWEDIEQQIRDYVEELEQRLKTFNNSSLSEEQWRQKLWSEGKATALICEEATTYGDFIKDEELLSKFGKLALTKSRKQEMPLTVVAHNNTQTCLFGIKGLHNLVSKMLQVECLAQVDPVTLQPKSTGKAKVKLDSSNEWILVELPTMTAKISDFSENVPAEFYANPPIDKATLERIYELEINIGEQAGETQNPHKKLSPQAQKLYEYLTRTERVEADVREFKSNFKVNGERFTVEQIKGWMYEIVGADLADWIGEGVIKLNQI
- a CDS encoding response regulator → MSSTAEPNQVSKNILVCDDNPDNTELIHLILEQEGYSINVAHHGREAINQIRSNSYDLLILNVIMPDMNGHDVIRYIREDLQLNIPVLFLTGFTEGLSTDENVVGIILKPIDYDIFVQQVKSVLS
- a CDS encoding DUF2795 domain-containing protein, with amino-acid sequence MIKVNQIQLEKNLTNVNYPLSKYDLIKYAEEKGIDEKILRALKQLPAKEYATLDDISHSLDTSE
- a CDS encoding DUF1816 domain-containing protein, with protein sequence MLNRIKFFLLGLIPGLKSDYWAEITTQYPHCIYYFGPFQTFVEAKAASPGYVDDLSSEGALGIKVVVKRCRPDVLTIFDEQVS